One window of Chryseobacterium sp. JJR-5R genomic DNA carries:
- the aat gene encoding leucyl/phenylalanyl-tRNA--protein transferase, with translation MVRLDNKEISFPDPELYDGHEGIIAFGGDLSVERIWFAYQLGIFPWYNPGEEILWWCPDPRFVLVPAELKVSKSMRKILNRSDFTFSENRNFTEVIKNCQEISRKGQEGTWLSDELLESFIQLHRYGLAKSIEVWQNDELVGGFYGLQIGNMFCGESMFAKVSNASKAGFIHFVETHKNELELIDCQSHTDHLESLGAKMIPKREFLNILYRNNERG, from the coding sequence ATGGTTAGGCTGGATAACAAAGAGATTTCATTTCCTGATCCTGAACTTTATGACGGTCATGAAGGTATTATTGCTTTCGGCGGAGACCTGTCGGTAGAGCGGATCTGGTTTGCTTATCAATTGGGTATCTTCCCCTGGTACAATCCCGGGGAAGAAATTCTCTGGTGGTGCCCTGACCCGAGATTTGTCCTGGTTCCTGCAGAATTGAAGGTTTCAAAATCGATGCGGAAAATCCTTAACCGCAGTGATTTTACATTTTCGGAAAACCGGAATTTTACGGAAGTCATTAAAAACTGTCAGGAAATCAGCCGGAAAGGGCAGGAGGGAACGTGGCTTTCAGACGAGCTGCTGGAATCCTTTATTCAGCTTCACAGGTACGGATTGGCAAAAAGTATCGAGGTCTGGCAGAATGATGAATTGGTAGGCGGGTTTTACGGCCTGCAGATCGGGAATATGTTCTGCGGCGAAAGCATGTTTGCCAAAGTAAGCAATGCCTCAAAAGCAGGGTTTATCCATTTTGTGGAAACACATAAAAATGAGCTGGAGCTTATCGACTGCCAGTCGCACACCGATCATCTGGAAAGCCTTGGCGCAAAAATGATTCCCAAAAGGGAGTTTCTGAACATTTTATACCGGAACAATGAACGCGGATAA
- a CDS encoding DMT family transporter: MNADKEKWVLLIVLSLIWGSSFILIKKSLEHFNPYQVGALRVLIAGIILMPVAVSKYKLFPKRHLKWLLLAAFTGNFIPMFLFPIAETEVSSSIAGIINSMMPIFVIVVGALIWKFETTKQQVLGTLISFAGVCLLAFGGDGEGGSFKLIPILLLLTATLCYAISTTTVKSKLMEVSSTVLSAFVFAFVLFLPSFFALTCTGFFSTFSFNRDTMLGLMFVSLLSVFGTGLAMMMNYRLLKVSSPLFASTVTLLMPVVAIAWGTLDGEKLSVVQFAGTVVIIAGLVFLRAKSVIKAR, from the coding sequence ATGAACGCGGATAAAGAAAAATGGGTTCTTTTGATTGTCCTGAGCCTGATCTGGGGATCATCATTTATTCTGATCAAAAAATCACTGGAACATTTCAACCCTTATCAGGTCGGAGCTTTAAGGGTTCTGATTGCCGGTATCATATTAATGCCGGTCGCTGTTTCAAAATATAAGCTATTTCCTAAAAGGCATCTGAAATGGCTGCTGCTGGCAGCATTTACAGGAAATTTTATCCCGATGTTCCTGTTTCCGATTGCAGAAACCGAAGTAAGCAGCAGCATTGCCGGAATCATTAATTCCATGATGCCGATTTTCGTAATTGTCGTCGGTGCTCTGATCTGGAAATTTGAAACCACAAAACAGCAGGTTCTGGGTACCCTGATCAGTTTTGCCGGAGTTTGCCTGCTGGCTTTCGGAGGTGATGGTGAAGGTGGATCCTTTAAGCTGATCCCGATCCTTTTATTGTTAACTGCTACTTTATGTTATGCCATCAGTACAACAACCGTAAAATCGAAATTAATGGAGGTTTCTTCCACGGTTTTATCGGCTTTTGTATTTGCCTTTGTCCTGTTTTTGCCTTCATTCTTTGCTTTAACGTGTACCGGATTCTTTTCTACGTTCAGCTTTAACCGGGATACGATGCTCGGACTGATGTTTGTAAGCCTGTTATCTGTTTTCGGGACCGGACTGGCCATGATGATGAACTACAGGCTCCTGAAAGTCTCTTCGCCTCTTTTTGCCTCAACCGTTACTTTGCTGATGCCGGTTGTTGCCATTGCCTGGGGTACCCTGGATGGTGAAAAGCTGTCTGTGGTGCAGTTTGCAGGAACTGTGGTTATTATTGCCGGACTGGTCTTTCTGAGGGCTAAATCGGTTATAAAAGCCAGATAA
- a CDS encoding tetratricopeptide repeat protein yields the protein MEEYFGNELVKKFEEMMENNDEFYFDTEELEDIIVYYLELGDFNYADTAVNYGLKLHPNSLDIKIKKLEILLEWEDYNTAKELISELKGSSMENTDFLVCYAKYYSNLGNPRKAIDICKKALELKEEENFLHNFIADEYVNLGDPFNALKHYRKALSEDPTDDYSLENCMVCFSDLNKNDEAIAFLNEYLDEYAYSEIAWFEYGQFYFNRKNYEEAIKGYDYLLAINSSSVGVYANKAACYEALGQYKKAIEVYEEMLELEYTKAFTFYKIGLCYKALKQPIIALNAFQKSLREDPQFYLAMMEQSYLYEEMGGMTEALHFAKEATHLNEGNLDYQKRLAFLFIDSGKFEESLSCLKKLVEAEPTRFYNWYAYSEVLMLLGEYEEAIILLNKAVKAHHRAELFYQLSNCYLNLKDQEKGKESLLKALELDPSLVSDMQKKYPFIRDEVKKVKAKAKKKNSEG from the coding sequence TTGGAAGAATATTTTGGAAATGAACTTGTAAAAAAGTTCGAGGAAATGATGGAAAATAATGATGAATTCTACTTTGATACAGAAGAGTTAGAAGACATTATTGTTTACTATCTGGAGCTGGGAGACTTTAATTATGCCGATACGGCAGTGAATTACGGACTAAAGCTTCATCCCAATTCTTTAGATATCAAGATCAAAAAACTTGAAATCCTTTTGGAATGGGAAGATTATAATACGGCGAAAGAGCTGATCAGCGAGCTGAAAGGTTCTTCTATGGAAAACACAGACTTTCTGGTTTGCTATGCAAAGTATTATTCGAATTTAGGAAACCCAAGAAAAGCGATAGATATCTGTAAAAAAGCACTGGAACTGAAAGAAGAAGAGAACTTCCTCCATAATTTTATTGCAGATGAATATGTAAATCTCGGAGATCCTTTTAACGCTCTTAAACATTACCGCAAAGCCCTTTCGGAAGATCCTACCGATGATTATTCGCTGGAAAACTGCATGGTCTGTTTTTCGGATCTGAATAAGAATGACGAGGCCATTGCCTTTCTTAATGAATACCTGGATGAATACGCTTATTCCGAAATTGCCTGGTTTGAGTACGGGCAGTTCTATTTCAACAGAAAAAATTATGAAGAAGCCATAAAAGGGTATGATTACCTGTTGGCTATCAATTCAAGCTCCGTTGGGGTGTATGCGAATAAAGCAGCCTGCTACGAAGCATTGGGACAGTATAAGAAAGCTATCGAAGTCTATGAGGAAATGCTGGAGCTGGAATATACCAAAGCGTTTACATTTTATAAAATCGGGCTTTGTTATAAAGCATTAAAACAGCCTATCATAGCACTGAATGCGTTCCAGAAATCATTAAGGGAAGACCCTCAGTTTTACCTTGCCATGATGGAACAGTCTTACCTGTACGAAGAAATGGGCGGCATGACGGAAGCTTTGCATTTTGCCAAAGAAGCAACCCACCTGAATGAAGGCAATCTGGATTACCAGAAAAGACTGGCCTTTTTATTTATTGATTCCGGGAAGTTTGAAGAAAGCCTTTCCTGCCTGAAAAAGCTGGTGGAAGCTGAGCCTACAAGGTTTTACAACTGGTATGCCTATTCTGAAGTACTGATGCTTTTAGGCGAGTATGAAGAAGCGATTATTTTATTGAATAAAGCGGTAAAAGCCCATCACAGGGCAGAACTGTTTTACCAGCTTAGCAACTGTTACCTCAACCTTAAAGATCAGGAAAAAGGCAAAGAATCATTGCTTAAAGCCCTGGAACTTGATCCTTCCCTTGTATCTGATATGCAGAAGAAATACCCTTTTATCAGGGATGAGGTGAAAAAAGTGAAGGCAAAGGCGAAAAAGAAGAACTCAGAAGGATAA
- the glmM gene encoding phosphoglucosamine mutase has protein sequence MSLIKSISGIRGTIGGAVNDNLTPLDVVKFASAFGTWLQNNKNKKDLTLVIGRDARISGQMVSSLVTATLQGLGIHVVDLGLSTTPTVEIMVPELNADGGIILTASHNPKQWNALKLLNEKGEFITGENGAEVLALAESEDFSYAEVDDLGTYVTRDDAFDIHIQQILALPMVDAEAIKAKKFKVVLDAVNSTGGIAIPMLLDTLGCETVKLYCEPNGQFPHNPEPLKEHLGDICELVKKENADLGVVVDPDVDRLALIDEKGEMFGEEYTLVAVADYLLKHKNGVAVSNLSSSRALRDVAHTRHSEYFASAVGEVNVVTLMKEKNAVIGGEGNGGIIYPDLHYGRDSLVGIALFLTHLAKEDKTVSVLRAGYPSYFMGKKKIELTPEINVDDLLTKMEKAYQNEEVSTADGVKIDFENNWVHLRKSNTEPIIRIYTEAKSQEEADQLGDEMIAKINSLI, from the coding sequence ATGTCACTAATAAAAAGTATTTCAGGAATCCGGGGAACCATCGGCGGTGCCGTAAATGATAACCTTACGCCGCTGGACGTGGTGAAATTTGCTTCGGCATTCGGGACCTGGCTTCAGAACAATAAAAATAAAAAAGACCTTACCCTCGTTATAGGGAGGGACGCCAGAATCTCGGGACAGATGGTTTCTTCTCTGGTAACCGCAACCCTGCAGGGCCTTGGGATCCATGTGGTTGACCTGGGACTTTCCACCACACCAACGGTTGAGATCATGGTGCCTGAACTGAATGCAGATGGCGGTATTATCCTTACAGCTTCACATAACCCAAAACAATGGAATGCCCTGAAACTGTTAAACGAAAAAGGGGAATTCATTACCGGAGAAAACGGGGCAGAAGTTCTTGCCCTGGCCGAAAGTGAAGATTTTAGCTATGCCGAAGTTGATGATCTGGGGACGTATGTAACCAGAGATGATGCGTTTGACATTCATATTCAGCAGATCCTTGCGCTGCCGATGGTAGATGCAGAAGCCATTAAAGCTAAAAAGTTCAAAGTGGTTCTGGATGCTGTCAACTCTACGGGAGGCATTGCCATTCCGATGCTGCTGGATACATTAGGCTGTGAAACCGTAAAATTATACTGTGAACCCAACGGGCAGTTCCCGCATAACCCTGAACCGCTGAAGGAACATCTGGGAGATATCTGTGAGCTGGTAAAGAAAGAAAATGCAGATCTTGGTGTAGTGGTAGATCCGGATGTTGACCGGCTGGCACTGATTGATGAAAAAGGTGAAATGTTCGGGGAAGAATACACCCTGGTTGCCGTTGCAGATTATTTGTTGAAGCATAAAAACGGTGTGGCAGTTTCCAACCTTTCCTCCAGCCGGGCCCTGAGAGACGTAGCACACACCCGTCATTCCGAGTATTTTGCAAGTGCCGTGGGAGAAGTGAATGTGGTAACCTTAATGAAAGAAAAAAATGCAGTGATCGGCGGAGAAGGAAACGGAGGGATTATCTATCCTGACCTGCATTACGGAAGAGATTCTCTGGTAGGAATTGCTTTATTTCTAACGCATCTGGCAAAGGAAGACAAAACGGTTTCCGTACTGAGAGCAGGGTACCCAAGCTATTTCATGGGCAAAAAGAAAATTGAACTGACTCCGGAGATTAATGTGGATGACCTTTTAACCAAAATGGAAAAAGCATATCAAAATGAAGAGGTTTCTACAGCAGACGGCGTAAAAATAGATTTTGAAAATAATTGGGTTCACCTTAGAAAGTCTAATACAGAACCGATTATCAGAATCTATACAGAGGCTAAATCCCAGGAGGAAGCCGACCAGTTAGGAGATGAAATGATAGCTAAAATCAATAGCCTGATTTAA
- the feoB gene encoding ferrous iron transport protein B → MQEIQRKQVLLVGNPNVGKSTVFNALCNKKQKTGNYAGVTVASHSGYYTYKDEEVEVVDLPGSYSIYPSSEDEAIFSKFVMDHQQDYAGVIYILEALSLKRGLLLFQQIQDLGVPMILVVNQVDQAEKRGITIDVEKFSEALGIKIIRTNAKEQIGINDIKEAVLHNTFVKAGKQTFETPNEHKDFIHKVAAHQGIDNEYKAWLSLSLGTDLGRISSVVEQLNEPDSKSLVPKRLQVQETVRRYQHADTVLADVISKKPQFKELLTEKLDRVLVHKFWGYVVFMMILLIIFQSVFFLAEYPMNWIDTLFAWLSAFTGEHLPEGPINSLISKGIVPGIGGIVIFAPQIGILLYFLYLLEDSGYMARVVFLMDRILRPFGLNGKSIVPLVSGTACAIPAVISTRNIENLKERLLTILVTPFMTCSARLPVYSIIIGLIISDDTFLGIKYKALVLMGMYLLGFVVALLSAAVLNKFIKNKGKTYLVMDLPTYKTPLFTYDLKMVLGKVWDFITGAGKIIFIVSIIIWFLSYFGPKQSPDEWVATDVELDHSYLAKMGRGIEPVISPLGYDWKMGVGILTSFVAREVFVGTMSTLYSLEDDAPEVKVIDKMRRDVKPDGEKVFSFATGVSVLLFYAFAMQCISTLAVVYRETKSWKWTAFQVAMMTGLAYFVSMLAYQILK, encoded by the coding sequence ATGCAGGAAATTCAGAGAAAACAGGTTCTTTTAGTCGGGAATCCCAATGTAGGGAAGTCAACGGTTTTCAATGCGCTTTGCAACAAGAAGCAGAAAACCGGAAACTACGCCGGGGTTACCGTAGCCAGCCATTCGGGCTATTACACCTATAAAGATGAGGAGGTTGAGGTTGTAGATTTACCCGGATCATACAGTATATATCCGAGTTCTGAAGATGAAGCTATCTTTTCTAAATTTGTAATGGACCATCAGCAGGATTATGCAGGGGTTATCTATATCCTTGAAGCCTTAAGCTTAAAAAGGGGACTTTTGCTATTCCAGCAGATCCAGGATCTGGGCGTTCCGATGATCCTGGTCGTAAACCAGGTTGATCAGGCAGAGAAAAGAGGTATTACCATTGATGTTGAGAAGTTTTCGGAAGCTTTGGGAATAAAAATTATCCGTACCAATGCCAAAGAGCAGATCGGAATCAATGATATCAAAGAAGCTGTTTTACACAATACTTTTGTGAAAGCTGGCAAACAGACTTTTGAAACCCCGAATGAACATAAAGATTTTATTCATAAAGTAGCTGCGCATCAAGGCATTGACAATGAATATAAAGCTTGGCTGAGTTTATCTTTGGGAACAGACCTGGGAAGAATCAGCTCTGTTGTGGAGCAGCTGAATGAGCCGGATTCAAAAAGCCTGGTCCCGAAAAGGCTGCAGGTTCAGGAAACGGTAAGAAGGTATCAGCATGCCGATACCGTTTTAGCAGACGTTATTTCTAAAAAGCCTCAGTTCAAAGAGCTGCTGACCGAAAAATTAGACCGGGTATTGGTTCATAAGTTCTGGGGATATGTGGTCTTCATGATGATTTTGTTAATCATTTTCCAGAGTGTTTTTTTTCTGGCAGAATACCCGATGAACTGGATCGACACGCTTTTTGCATGGCTGTCTGCTTTTACAGGCGAGCACCTGCCGGAAGGACCCATTAATTCTCTGATATCCAAGGGAATTGTTCCGGGAATAGGAGGAATTGTCATCTTTGCGCCCCAGATCGGGATATTATTATACTTCCTGTATCTGCTGGAAGATTCCGGGTATATGGCGAGAGTGGTGTTTTTAATGGACCGGATTCTCCGGCCTTTCGGATTAAACGGCAAAAGCATCGTACCGCTGGTTTCAGGAACAGCCTGTGCCATCCCGGCCGTGATATCAACCCGGAATATTGAAAATTTAAAAGAACGTTTGCTGACTATATTGGTAACTCCTTTTATGACGTGCTCTGCAAGGCTTCCGGTATACAGTATTATCATCGGGCTTATTATTTCAGACGATACCTTTTTAGGAATAAAATACAAGGCTTTGGTACTGATGGGAATGTACCTGCTGGGATTCGTCGTAGCATTGCTTTCTGCGGCCGTCCTTAATAAATTCATCAAAAATAAAGGCAAAACCTATCTGGTGATGGACCTGCCGACCTACAAAACGCCGCTTTTTACCTACGATCTGAAGATGGTATTGGGAAAAGTCTGGGACTTTATTACCGGAGCCGGGAAAATCATTTTTATTGTCAGCATCATTATCTGGTTCCTGAGTTATTTCGGCCCGAAACAGAGTCCGGACGAATGGGTAGCTACCGATGTTGAGCTTGACCATTCTTATCTGGCAAAAATGGGCAGAGGGATAGAACCTGTGATTTCCCCTCTCGGTTACGACTGGAAAATGGGAGTGGGAATCCTGACCAGTTTTGTGGCGCGGGAAGTTTTTGTAGGGACAATGTCTACCTTATACAGCCTGGAAGATGATGCCCCGGAAGTAAAGGTAATTGATAAAATGAGACGCGATGTAAAACCGGACGGTGAAAAAGTCTTCAGTTTTGCAACAGGTGTTTCCGTCCTCTTGTTTTACGCATTTGCAATGCAGTGTATTTCCACACTTGCAGTAGTCTACAGAGAAACCAAAAGCTGGAAATGGACCGCTTTTCAGGTAGCGATGATGACCGGTTTGGCCTACTTTGTGTCGATGTTAGCATACCAGATATTAAAATAA
- a CDS encoding FeoA family protein encodes MGKILGYDNDSLAMPNKIIEMGLLPETSFRILYQAPFSGPMYVEFGNEKSRIALREEEGDFIIVEELN; translated from the coding sequence ATGGGGAAAATTCTGGGGTATGATAATGACAGCCTTGCCATGCCGAATAAGATCATTGAAATGGGACTTCTTCCGGAAACGTCATTCAGGATTTTATACCAGGCACCTTTCAGCGGACCGATGTATGTAGAGTTCGGAAATGAAAAAAGCCGTATTGCTCTCCGCGAAGAAGAGGGCGATTTTATTATCGTTGAAGAATTGAATTAA
- a CDS encoding GLPGLI family protein, whose translation MKNLFSIFFIALFAFAGAQDKDSKETANRFFYELTFKPKKDSAKLEKVMAVLDIVKDRSVYRDYTAVGQDSIIKVQVEAMQKAGTFKDLSKSIKMPKFSEKIVKHYPDMKLQYIERIASGFTPMNIGYNETVKFDWKISNEKAKIGTYNAQKATAEFGGRKWTAWFSTDLPFQDGPYKFSGLPGLIVKIEDEGKNYSWILQGNRKIPNWDELTYAEKVSNVGLKVTEMPREKFEKTFNDFKKDPFATIRPMMNNEMMSKTIPGMDGTIGDMMKKQEKMYKDFFNLNDNPIEPPYEKLKVGTVEKVGKEKD comes from the coding sequence ATGAAAAACCTATTTTCAATATTCTTCATCGCTCTTTTTGCTTTTGCAGGTGCACAGGACAAAGATTCCAAAGAAACAGCCAACCGTTTTTTCTATGAGCTGACCTTTAAGCCCAAGAAAGACTCTGCCAAACTCGAAAAAGTAATGGCTGTACTTGATATTGTTAAAGACAGATCCGTATACCGGGATTATACAGCTGTCGGGCAGGATTCAATTATCAAGGTACAGGTTGAGGCCATGCAAAAGGCAGGTACCTTTAAAGATCTTTCGAAATCCATTAAAATGCCTAAGTTTTCAGAAAAAATTGTAAAGCATTATCCGGATATGAAATTACAGTACATCGAAAGAATAGCAAGCGGATTTACCCCGATGAACATCGGATATAATGAAACCGTTAAATTCGACTGGAAGATTTCAAATGAAAAAGCAAAAATAGGAACTTACAATGCGCAGAAAGCTACCGCTGAGTTCGGAGGGCGAAAATGGACGGCATGGTTCAGTACAGACCTTCCATTTCAGGATGGCCCATACAAATTCTCAGGACTTCCGGGACTGATTGTAAAAATTGAAGATGAAGGTAAAAATTATTCATGGATTCTTCAGGGAAACAGGAAAATACCAAACTGGGATGAACTGACATATGCCGAGAAAGTTTCTAATGTAGGCTTAAAAGTAACTGAAATGCCAAGAGAGAAATTTGAGAAAACATTCAATGATTTCAAAAAAGACCCTTTTGCAACCATAAGACCGATGATGAACAACGAAATGATGTCGAAAACAATCCCTGGAATGGATGGAACAATCGGTGACATGATGAAAAAACAGGAAAAAATGTACAAAGATTTCTTTAACTTAAATGATAACCCGATTGAACCGCCTTATGAAAAACTGAAAGTGGGAACCGTGGAAAAGGTAGGAAAAGAAAAAGACTAA
- a CDS encoding YoaK family protein, translating into MLRNYSNSRTLGDNIRLGTLTAFTAGTINIASLLIFLSFTSNVTGHYAIFAAEISKGNWSQVAVVGLWIFLFFFGGFVSNFIVITFNKRSKYFAHAMPLVLEIICLLFVGVYGQFYYRKTLEETEYLVSLMLFATGLQNGLTASISNFSVKTTHLTGTTTDLGILFSMFTQKKFRENGELVARAKLLMSIMLAYVIGAVFSGLTYFYLEFRVFYIISLCLLVVIGYDAYKIHIRHFKTRYRYSKIYKKPNAIAYLYDKIHGIPEVKPEIKERREKKRTLIFED; encoded by the coding sequence ATGTTAAGGAATTATAGTAACAGCAGAACGTTGGGAGACAACATCAGACTGGGGACGCTGACCGCTTTTACAGCAGGGACTATAAATATTGCTTCCCTGTTGATATTTCTCTCTTTTACGTCTAACGTAACCGGTCATTACGCCATTTTTGCGGCAGAGATCAGCAAAGGGAACTGGTCGCAGGTAGCTGTGGTGGGGTTGTGGATCTTCCTGTTTTTCTTCGGAGGGTTTGTGTCCAATTTCATCGTGATTACTTTCAATAAAAGAAGCAAGTATTTCGCCCATGCCATGCCCTTGGTCCTGGAAATCATATGCCTTTTGTTCGTAGGGGTTTACGGACAGTTCTATTACCGGAAAACACTGGAAGAAACGGAATACCTGGTTTCCCTGATGCTGTTCGCAACAGGCCTTCAGAACGGCTTAACGGCAAGCATCTCCAACTTTTCAGTAAAAACTACCCACCTTACCGGTACTACTACCGACCTGGGGATCCTGTTCTCTATGTTTACCCAGAAGAAGTTCAGGGAAAACGGTGAGCTGGTGGCAAGAGCGAAGCTGCTGATGAGCATTATGCTGGCCTATGTTATAGGAGCTGTATTCTCTGGATTAACGTATTTCTATCTTGAGTTCAGGGTTTTCTATATCATCAGTCTGTGTCTGTTAGTGGTTATAGGATATGATGCCTATAAAATCCATATCAGGCATTTTAAAACCCGGTACAGATACAGCAAGATTTATAAAAAGCCGAATGCAATAGCATATCTGTATGACAAAATCCACGGCATTCCGGAGGTCAAACCGGAGATTAAGGAAAGGCGGGAGAAGAAGCGGACGCTTATATTTGAAGATTAA
- the mutL gene encoding DNA mismatch repair endonuclease MutL has translation MSDIIQLLPDHVANQIAAGEVVQRPASIVKELLENAIDADSTKIELIIRDAGKNLIQVVDDGTGMSETDARMAFERHATSKIRGTEDIFKISTKGFRGEALASIAAVSQVELRTKRKEAAIGTNIYIEGGVFQFQDPVQTAEGSNFLVKNLFYNVPARRKFLKNNNIEFRHVIDEFQRVALAHENLEFSLFHDDEAVFRLRKGSQMQRIVDIFGRKLQPQLIPIKEDILWCKLHGFVAKPEGAKKTRGEQFLFVNGRYFKSSYFNKAVQDAFEGLLLPGYIPTFFLFLELDPEKIDVNIHPQKTEVKFEDEHLIFALLRSTIKRSLGIYNVAPSLDFEKDPQLEEILQKTFPSKSNGGGGFVKMPEIIVDKDYNPFLEERGIKQSEIQNLANMYHQNIAAEPSKINLFEDEDFDEDLMRLPNGYWLFNKGDRTLMLDMGRMHRLVVSEHAKPLRKGTTNSHSLLFSLEYHMNEIEKSKYKSIKKYLPELGFETSIAHENVMRIDAVPEGLKETQVMKFLEDLFEILEYKTEEEFLHFYHSQWNKMQSKSRFDFIYKKDAEQLIKDFTALGFPEFLPNGKRCFFEVPFNDFKNKF, from the coding sequence ATGTCAGATATTATTCAGCTTTTACCGGATCATGTAGCCAACCAGATTGCAGCAGGGGAAGTGGTGCAGAGGCCGGCGTCCATTGTAAAAGAACTTTTGGAAAATGCAATTGATGCAGACTCTACAAAAATTGAGCTGATCATCAGGGATGCGGGGAAAAACCTGATCCAGGTGGTGGATGACGGTACAGGTATGTCTGAAACGGATGCAAGGATGGCATTTGAAAGGCATGCCACTTCCAAAATCAGAGGCACGGAAGATATCTTTAAAATTTCTACGAAAGGGTTCCGCGGTGAAGCACTGGCTTCTATTGCTGCTGTTTCCCAGGTGGAGTTAAGAACGAAGCGGAAAGAAGCTGCGATTGGGACCAATATCTACATAGAAGGCGGGGTTTTTCAGTTTCAGGATCCGGTTCAGACAGCTGAAGGATCTAATTTTTTAGTTAAAAACCTGTTTTATAACGTCCCGGCCAGAAGAAAATTCCTTAAAAACAACAATATTGAATTCAGGCATGTTATTGACGAATTCCAGCGTGTGGCCTTAGCTCACGAGAACCTGGAATTTTCCCTGTTCCATGATGACGAAGCAGTATTCAGATTAAGGAAAGGCAGCCAGATGCAGCGGATTGTCGATATTTTCGGAAGAAAGCTTCAGCCGCAGCTGATTCCCATTAAAGAGGATATCCTGTGGTGCAAACTCCATGGGTTTGTTGCCAAACCGGAAGGTGCCAAGAAAACAAGAGGCGAACAGTTCCTTTTTGTCAACGGCAGGTATTTTAAGAGCTCTTATTTCAATAAAGCCGTGCAGGATGCTTTTGAAGGGTTGCTGCTGCCGGGTTATATCCCGACGTTCTTCCTTTTCCTGGAACTGGATCCTGAAAAGATTGACGTGAATATCCACCCGCAGAAAACAGAAGTAAAGTTTGAAGACGAGCACCTGATTTTTGCCTTGTTGCGCTCAACCATCAAAAGGTCCCTGGGAATTTACAATGTAGCACCGAGCCTTGATTTTGAAAAAGATCCTCAGCTGGAGGAAATCCTGCAGAAGACTTTTCCAAGCAAAAGCAACGGCGGAGGCGGTTTTGTAAAGATGCCTGAAATTATTGTAGACAAAGATTATAACCCGTTTCTGGAAGAAAGGGGAATAAAACAGTCGGAAATTCAGAATCTGGCAAATATGTACCATCAAAATATTGCTGCCGAACCTTCAAAGATCAACCTGTTTGAAGATGAGGATTTTGATGAGGATCTTATGAGGCTGCCCAATGGATACTGGCTTTTCAACAAAGGGGACAGAACCCTGATGCTGGACATGGGTAGAATGCACAGGCTGGTGGTTTCCGAACATGCTAAGCCATTGAGGAAAGGAACAACCAACAGTCATTCTCTGTTATTCTCCCTGGAATATCATATGAATGAGATTGAGAAGAGTAAATACAAATCCATTAAAAAATACCTTCCGGAGTTAGGATTCGAGACGAGCATTGCGCATGAAAATGTCATGAGGATTGACGCCGTGCCGGAAGGGTTGAAAGAAACCCAGGTGATGAAGTTCCTTGAGGATCTTTTTGAAATCCTGGAATATAAGACAGAAGAGGAATTCCTGCATTTTTACCACAGCCAATGGAACAAAATGCAATCAAAATCCAGGTTTGATTTTATCTACAAGAAAGATGCGGAACAGCTGATTAAAGATTTTACGGCACTGGGCTTCCCGGAATTTTTACCGAACGGAAAAAGATGTTTCTTTGAAGTGCCCTTTAATGATTTTAAGAATAAATTTTAG
- a CDS encoding rhomboid family intramembrane serine protease: MHAPIRETGGFMHILFNMFTLFSFGPVLEQNLGQKRYLILYFLSGLGAFFLFNLWNFIEVQQISSELQQLGFDINGYLSGASVHFSGTSDSVIQQKGLVENLNGIMGTPMVGASGAIFGVVAAFATVYPDAKIGIMFIPIPMKVKYVLPVIILVSIWLGVSGNSGGIAHLAHVGGALVGFILAMLWKKHLYRLN; the protein is encoded by the coding sequence ATGCATGCACCTATTAGAGAAACTGGGGGATTTATGCATATTTTATTTAATATGTTTACCTTGTTCAGCTTCGGGCCTGTTTTAGAACAGAATCTAGGTCAGAAGCGGTATCTGATACTTTATTTCCTAAGTGGTTTAGGCGCATTCTTCTTATTCAATCTATGGAATTTCATTGAAGTACAGCAAATATCCAGTGAACTGCAGCAGTTAGGATTTGATATCAATGGATATTTGTCCGGTGCCAGTGTTCATTTTTCAGGCACATCAGACTCGGTTATCCAGCAGAAAGGTTTGGTAGAGAACCTTAATGGCATAATGGGAACACCTATGGTGGGTGCTTCGGGAGCTATTTTTGGGGTAGTTGCTGCTTTTGCCACGGTCTATCCTGATGCAAAAATCGGGATCATGTTCATTCCGATACCGATGAAAGTAAAATATGTGTTGCCTGTTATCATACTGGTGTCAATCTGGCTGGGTGTTTCCGGGAATTCAGGAGGCATTGCCCATCTTGCCCACGTTGGCGGAGCTCTGGTAGGGTTCATCCTGGCTATGCTCTGGAAAAAACATTTGTATAGACTTAACTAA